A single window of Blastocatellia bacterium DNA harbors:
- a CDS encoding CHAT domain-containing protein gives MIEQNKSKELFKPLLIKLYQGVLQPILPFISPQQTLVFIPSKSLYQIPFPALFDNKSNQYLIEKQKVIVSPSGTIFIKCSERNRLLAKQNRTDNLLAVGNPSFNKKSFPNLANLPASEIEAKQISQFYKNSSLLLDKEATKAKFLSLVENYNIIHFAGHAIMDEQSPLYSQLVFAEDEAKKQNSNLYAYELYKQKFNQTKLVVLAACKTANGRNLNNEGIANLARPFLAAGVPTVVASLWNANDRASAELFTRFHQNLIKTGDSVEALQKAQLELINHSDPSFHSPQFWAAFVLLGGN, from the coding sequence TTGATAGAACAAAACAAATCTAAAGAATTATTTAAACCTTTGTTAATAAAGCTTTATCAAGGAGTTTTGCAGCCTATTTTACCTTTTATTTCTCCACAACAAACTCTAGTTTTTATTCCTAGCAAATCTTTATATCAAATACCTTTTCCTGCGTTGTTTGATAATAAAAGCAATCAATATTTAATTGAAAAACAGAAAGTTATAGTCAGCCCTAGTGGAACAATTTTTATTAAATGTTCGGAGAGAAACCGACTTTTAGCTAAACAAAATCGCACTGACAATCTTTTGGCTGTAGGAAACCCTAGTTTCAATAAAAAATCATTTCCAAATCTTGCAAATTTACCTGCTTCAGAAATAGAGGCTAAACAAATTAGTCAATTTTATAAAAATTCTAGCTTGTTATTAGATAAAGAAGCTACTAAAGCTAAATTTTTATCCCTAGTAGAAAACTACAATATAATTCATTTTGCTGGTCATGCAATTATGGATGAGCAATCTCCATTATATTCACAACTAGTTTTTGCTGAAGATGAGGCTAAAAAACAAAATAGCAATTTATATGCTTATGAATTATATAAACAGAAATTTAACCAAACAAAATTAGTTGTTTTGGCAGCTTGTAAAACGGCTAATGGTCGTAATCTTAATAATGAAGGAATTGCTAACTTAGCACGACCATTTCTTGCCGCAGGCGTGCCAACAGTAGTTGCTAGTTTATGGAATGCTAATGATCGTGCCTCAGCCGAACTCTTTACCAGATTTCACCAAAACCTTATTAAAACAGGTGACAGCGTTGAAGCACTACAAAAAGCACAATTAGAGTTAATCAATCATTCTGATCCTAGCTTTCATTCTCCCCAATTTTGGGCAGCTTTTGTTTTGCTAGGAGGAAATTAA
- a CDS encoding RNA polymerase sigma factor, whose amino-acid sequence MDKNKPLQIISSVELIALCRSNNADVWEEFIKRFHRYITVCVFRETRNSKLDTSEIIQEVFLKLFANNQKILKDFQGITEDSVFVYLATVVHSVVKDQIRREIAQKRSTVFVELDKPIDRQKEIPLSELLPATLETSPDVMFEERIIPKKLKELLKSALSGPNAARDTIIFNLHVINGLSAREIAELPNFVLNTNNVQTIITRTKEKLKEILAKKGVLGL is encoded by the coding sequence ATGGATAAAAATAAACCACTTCAGATAATTTCTTCTGTTGAGCTTATAGCTCTTTGCAGAAGTAACAATGCTGATGTTTGGGAAGAATTTATAAAGCGTTTTCACCGCTATATTACTGTTTGTGTTTTTCGTGAAACTCGCAACTCTAAATTAGATACATCAGAAATTATACAAGAAGTTTTTCTTAAGTTATTTGCTAATAATCAAAAAATTCTAAAAGATTTTCAGGGTATAACAGAAGATTCTGTGTTTGTTTATTTAGCTACTGTCGTTCATAGCGTTGTAAAAGACCAAATCCGCCGAGAAATTGCACAAAAACGTTCTACTGTTTTTGTTGAATTAGATAAACCTATAGATAGACAAAAAGAAATACCCTTAAGCGAGCTTTTGCCTGCAACATTAGAAACATCTCCAGATGTAATGTTTGAAGAAAGAATCATTCCTAAAAAATTAAAAGAGTTATTAAAATCTGCACTCTCTGGCCCTAATGCAGCACGAGATACAATTATTTTTAATCTTCATGTAATTAACGGTTTATCTGCTCGTGAAATTGCAGAACTTCCAAACTTCGTTCTAAACACAAATAATGTACAAACTATAATCACTCGCACTAAAGAAAAATTAAAAGAAATCCTAGCAAAAAAAGGTGTGCTAGGATTATAA